Within Caloenas nicobarica isolate bCalNic1 chromosome 20, bCalNic1.hap1, whole genome shotgun sequence, the genomic segment CCTGGGCGCCTCATTTTGTACAAACTCCTCGAAGATCCTGTTGGCCTTGGAGGCCAGCTTGGTTTTCGACCGGGTCTTTTTGAAGTCCTCACACGCCAGCCAAAAGTCGAGGTTCTCCTCGCTGAACTCTGTCTTCAGGAAGGTGTGGAAGGCGGTCACCCCGTctagggaggggaggggagaggagagcagttaaTGGGGCAGAAtggggggaggaagaggaggatggcTGCTGGCAAGCATccccctggcagctcagaccttGGCATCTGCAGATTTCCTTTCCCTCCGGGAAAATTCCACCCTCTGAGACACTACTAATTGGCCTCTAGACTCAAATAAAATCCTTTCCCACAGACTAGTAATCCTCTAGTTTTATTTATCTGACCTTTCTTTAATGAGACTTCAGAGCATTTTCTTTACAGCTTTGGAAAAGAGCTAGTTCTCCCTAAGGAGAAATCCACTGAGGTATCAGTACGCCTGCAGGAACCGAGCAGCGATGGCTTTATTCTTATTTCTCAGCTGAGATCTAAGGGAAACGAGATGTTGAGAAGTACAGGAGAGTAATTGCAGCAATGATTTCAGAGCCAGACTGGGGACACGTATTAAGTTACAAAGCCAGAGATTCTTATTAGCCATCACAACACGTGaggacagctggaaaaaaactaTGTCTAGTCCCAAAATAGCACTGTGGAAGGACTTTCTCTTGCTGTGGAATAGCTTTTAAGGTAGACAAGTACTTTTGTGTTAAAATTTGGCAATTCTACTATTGAGTATTTACTGTAAAGCCTGGTGTAAGGAAGGGATTATGTGTGGGACTCAAAAAGAGGTCCCTTCTCTGGGTCTGGAAGTACTGTCTGCATGGGGAAGAGGGAGACAGCACCTCACAGGAGCCCTGAGCATCACTACACAAAGAACAAACACTGGAGGGGAAAACGGCAACATGTAACTCAGTAAAAAGCAGCTGAATTCCTTCTCCCTGTGGAAGAGCCATCCCCGAAGGCAaaggacagaaagacagaccTCTTTCTAAGCCCTAAACCATCTCATTTGGGGAGGAGATGAGATTTCCTCGTACACCGGCTGCAGGCTGCCGTCACTCTCTCGCTCACTGGATGCACCGTTGTCCTACACACTCTCacccagagaagaaaacaagatcctactcacttttactcttcagGAGCTGGTCGAAGGACTCTCTCCATTCAAGTACCTCTTGTGAGGAGTctctggaaaagacaaaaaggatGTAAGGCTCGCTGTCCCGCCGACAACACttctcctgccccacggggAAGGATGGGAGCATCGGTCACGCAGCCCCGTTAACGGGATACAGCGCAAGAAGCAAAGCTGTGGCACTCAGTAGGAAACCAAAGCAAGACCTCAATATCCATTACCTGTGggctctctttcctttctccctttcttttacCTTCCCCGACATCTCACCAGACCTCAGCTCCATAGTGCAGCTTTGGACAGGTGGCTTCTCTAGACGATACTCGGAAGAGCCCTTTTCCGCTGGTACaatcccagcacagcctcctcTGCAAGAAGACACCCTGCCTTCAGCAgcaatatttagtattttgttttttaatgctgcCTGCATTCCCCAGGGGTCCCAGGCACTGGTTTGAGACACCAGAGCCCCCTGGGTTTCTTGCCTATCACTGAAGCCCTGCTCTCTTGTGCCTAATGAGAGAACATCAGTTTCCCCGTCTGATTTTATAAGTGGAGGTGGGAAGTGATCCGCCTTCCCTGCCTGCCAGGGTGGGACCGTGGGGAAGGAGAGCTGCATTCTATCCTCCCTGCCGTGCAGATGGGCAGGAGCATCCCTGCGGACAGCCTGGTCCACAGGGACCTGTCCTGGGCTGAACCTGGGACACGGCACCGCCTGCCTTACCTCCGCCTGGAGCACAGCTGCAACTTGCCGGAGGTCCCAATCCTGTGTCCCAGCTCTGATTTATGAAGCAGGATCCCTAAGCGGGTCTTCAGATCCTTGGCTCTGGAATGGAGGAAAGGGAGAGGTGGGATTGCGGGAccaccaggctgctgctgccaccccccTGCCtcgcaggggctgcagcccccggaCCTGACACAGCCCGAGGGGGCAGCCCTTGCTCCGCAGCTTCGGCCTCTTCTTTGCTTTCCGATGTGCAAATAAATGCTCCCCCAGTTGATTTTTCTGCTCCCTGGCAACCATGCTCGGCAGTGCATTAAGCCCAGGGGACTGTTCCCTCCTGCTCGCTTCCCAGGTTAGCACCGCATGCATTTATAAAGCACAGCGAGCTTTTTTCTCTGGGGCAGgtagcagagcagctgctgggtgaCCAGCTGGAgcccccaccacccccccagctccctggaGCTAACCCGGCTCCGTTTCCCATCCCCCTTTCCCGGCAGTGCTCTcaaagcactggaaaaacaCAGCAATTCCTTTCTGCTCGGCGGAGCGGGAGCATCTCCCTGTTGggaggctgctgcagcacagttgATGCTCccgtttggttttggtttttttttttttttgggggggggtgctTCTGAGTCACCAGGAGCCTGCCACCGCGCCATGGAGATGGCTTTGCTCCCCGATGTCACCATCCACCTACCCCGTGCCTTCGAGACCCTGTGATCTCAGTGGCAGCGCGATGCTCCTGtgccagagccctctctgcgAGAGGACCTGGGAGGTGGCTGCCTGTCACCGTGGCTGTGCGGCGGCAGCAGAGTCACCCCCCCGCCAGGATGTCCCTGCAGCAgtacagcaggagctgctgctcaaccagctcctctccccagaGCCCCTCCGCAGCCCTGCTGTTATTTGTGTGCTGCAGCTCATTCCGGCATCCCAAGGCGCTCATacaaaaataagtgtttaaATGTCAAGCCGGCAGCATGGTGCTCTGTAGCCATGTTTGGCAGGAGGAGCAACATGTAACTTTTAACATTTCAActgtgttgaaaaaaaaaataaagtcctgCTGCTGTCAACCTGAAGCAAGCTCTGCAGAGACGGAGCCGGAGCCAGCGACACAGCCCTTTTGTGTTTGCCTGCCCGGACACACGCAGGGCAGCCCTATCCAGCCTCCTCTCCCTCGGCATGTTTTACCTCTGTGTTCCCCTCCTGGGGAGCAGAACGGATGCAGCCAAAACAAATCACTCGGGCCATCCTTCGCTGCATCCTTCCGTGTAGTCTGCACCTCAATTTCTACCAAAACATCACAGCCACTCTGAAGTTAGCAGCATCTTTTCCAGTGAACCCTCTGCATCCTAGAACTGCGGCATGGCGAAGCCCCTTACCTTTCCAGGCAAGTGATGGGGAGCATGGCTAACCCCCGGCACATGCTGAGAGCTGGGCACCCAGGCATCCAGCAACTCATCAGTCAGGTCCTTACggcagcagcagggatgtgCGACAAGCGGCTGCGGCACCACCTGTGACTTGAGCGGGTGCTGCCGGCTGGAACAGCAGCGAGGAGATGTGCTTTATATCGGGTGGGAGGCGGGAGAGCTGGGAGGGGGGACCCAGCATCGCTCCAGCCTACAGCCAACCAaaagctgctctggcagcaccCAGCGAAGATAACGGCTTAGGtaggacttcttttttttttttttttgcgctGTTAAGGGATGGTGTGGGAGTGGGAGGCTGAGGCTTGTCCTTGAGCATCACAGTCGTAAGTGCTTCCTtgataacaggaaaaaacaggCTCATTTCCACCGACGTGTGGAGCTTGCTGAGTAAccgccggcggcgggggggtACGCAGATGCGGAGAGAGGGACAGGACAGACACCGTCATGCACGACAATTCGTCAGCTCCGTCCTGCTGCCCAAGGGCTTCCAATCCTCCCGGCGCTGCAAGGGTTGGCATCATGGCAACATGCTTTTCCCCAGGTGGTATAAGCAGAGGGTGCCAGTCCCCAGCAGAGtcaggctgttttgcagcatcCCAGAGGCAGATGCAAAGCCTGGGGGAAGGGTTTGCACTCCCAGGGCATCATCTGCATCGTAAATTCTCTGCTGGGTCCATGgtgggagaagagaagaggagggaaTGCGCATCAAAGAAATTCTGAGCAAAGTGCGGGGAAGTATCTTCTAAAGGTGGATCCTATTGAGaaacaaaggaggaaagaagagacTAAAAGCAGGGGAGAGACTGGAAACTGGAGGAGAAGGACTGAACCAGCAAAACAGGATGATGAGAAAGCACTGAAATGGTGCCAGACACCACACATCAGCAAGCCCCAAGGTCTGATGCAACAAGCAGAGAGCTCCATGACAGGCAACAGGTCCCCTGAACCagtcatagaaccatagaacagtttgggtgggaagggaccttcaaagctcccccagtgccccccctgccctgagcagggacatctgcaccagctcaggttgctcagagccccgtccagcctggcctgggatgtctccagggatggcgcatccaccacctctctgggcaacctggaccagtgtttcaccaccctcagtgtaaaaaaaaaaatattttaccaagGCCAGGCTCATGCAGGCTCCTGGAACTGCCCTCCCTGCAATTCCCTGGTCAGTGGCTCTGGGAGGGAGTGACCCTAAACCCCCCACCCATGGCTATCCCAGAGCAAAATCAAGAGCTGCCATCTCCACTCCTCATCCTCTTTCTTCCCCGCTTTGGTCCCTGCTATTAGCAGCTCCATAGCCAGCACAAACATTCTTCCAGAACTCAGGTTGTCTCTGACCCTCACTGCCCGCACTGATTGCGTTCAAGACATTGCTAGGACATCTCACCGCAAGAGATGAGCCATgctggggaagcagcaggaCGCGCAGACATCTCAGCCCTGGGACGGGGAGAAAACTCCTCTGGTGCTGCCTTCGGAAGCAGAAACACAAGGATTTTGGGACAAGACTCTGGGACGAGCACTAGGCACCTCAGATCCTTTGAACTGTCATAGGGACTCCTGTCTTTCTCCTGTCACTTTGAAAAAGCCACCAAAGTGTTTTGCCCATGGCTAGCCAGAAAAGATGCGTCAGGGCTAAAGATCAAACACATGTTTATAGCTCCTGTCTTAGCTTTATTAACAAGAGCAGCCACTTTCCCgacagctctgttttctttcacttgaaTAAATAAGCTTAAGGCTTCTTGATTACCAGATATTTGGCTACAAATAAATATCCAGAGCTACAGAAAGCCCTCAgtcatgtctttcctgtgcctTAAAACCACGATTAGAGCTGCGATTCTTGCTGTGGATTTaaagaaagaaggggaagagcaAGGGAAGTGCTTGGCTACATCAGCCTGGTGCTCTACCCCAGCTCGCTgccatactgggagcactggtgtcACAGTGGTAGTgccagccccatgtccctgcagctTTTCCCCATAATGTGTATTGGGAACACGCGTGTGTGGTTTTACCCCGTCCCCTCTGTAGCAGCATTTGAAGCGCTTGGCTCGGGTGAGGCAAAGCTGACAACAAGGCAGAAGTGAGGAAACACCTGCAGTGGGAGCTTGGTCCCTCCACGGGAGGGAGAGACCTCTATGAAATGGCCATGGGAGGGAAAGAGTCACCCCAAGGCTGTGTCTTCTTGGGCACCACGACCGCTCGGCCAGAAGATGCACAAAACCATCTGAAATGCCACACTCACGACAGAATCCTGCGTTTGGATGCTTGAGACCAGTGCATGGCTCTGGATCATGCCAGTATCACACGTGTGGGTCTGAGCCCATGCACAGGAATGGGATCAGGCTGCTCTGGCACCAGCCTCCCCACCAAGGCCAGGACAGACCCTCTGCCATGGCCCCCGCCCCCTGCACAAaccaccagctctgctcccttgGGGCAGCCTTTTAAACTCTCCCCTTCGAtggggcaggagatgctgctcaAGGATGGGCAGCTCACCCGCGTGGGATGCAGTAGGTGTGATATTTGATAATGCAGAGCCTTTCAGTAAGGTTACGCAATAGCCCCCAAGCCCAACAATGTATGTGTACTCAGATGTCCTCATGCCACTCTATATCTAATTTAATTACGTGCTTCCTGTCTCATTTAGCTTAGCAGCCTCCCGCAGCTCCAGCTCGGTTGCCTGTATTATCAGTCCTTgttttggaacagaaaaaaaaaaaaaaaaaaaaaaaacaccaaacccaaaaTACCCTCATCTGTGTCACagtgcctggggctgggcaATTCCCGTAACTGTGCTGCAGCCTTGCTGGCACGAAGCCCACCTCCCTTCCGTGGGTATGGACCCTCTTGGGCTTCCATTTGCACCAGGCAGGGTGCACTGGGGGGACCCTGCATGCTTGGGCTGGGAGATGGCTGGACCATGGAAGCACCTGTGGTTGGAGATCCACATCCACAGCCACCGTTTGCCAGCGCAGCACCGGCGTTTGCAGGGGTACAGCTGCCAGCTCCCCCGTCAGAAGCCAAACACGAAACCTCTCGGGCCCAGTTATTGCTGAGTATTGTTTCTGGGTTAGTATTTGTGAAGTGCCAGCAACCttgaaaaataggaaaacaaatttttcagTCCCGAAACTACACAAATGAGGTGGgtaacagagaaacaaagtgGGACCAATGGCAGGGTGCGAAGCATCTTTGCACATGAGCCCCAAAGCATAGCCACACTCTGATGAGCTTCTAGTACcaggtggttttgtgtttgagtGGAgtaagaggaggaggatgcagaAACGGATGGGAGGAGGAgtaggaggagaggaagagccAGGGTCAGCCAAGCCTCCGGAGCCTTGCTGCACTGCAGAAGACGTGGGCTAGGAGGAGCCTGACAGCTGATTTCTCCTAAACTGATGGCCATCAGGAGCAGTAAAGCCTCAAGACAGCACCGCGTgccctctgcttttctttaacaGAGCCTGCCAGAAGCCCGACAATGTCTGCGTGAAATCAGGGAGATGCCGAATACAAAGGAGTAGAAAGGAGAGACTTAAAGGCACTGTTGGCATTGCACAGCCCCTTCCTCCACCAGCAACCCCTCGTTAAGCTCTGGTTGTGTTTAAAGAGAGATGTAGGCAAAGGAGATGAAAAAAGGGTGCTGGCAGGGGATCACCCACAGCAAGATGATGctgctgtgcaggcaggagcgtGGCATCGCTCAGAACCTGGCGATGGtgcctgggaggaggagggaaagctGCTGAGGCTACAACAGCAGTGATGGGTCTGCAAGGGGTCCCCAAGGAGCCACATCACAGCTGGGTCTCAGCCACAGGCACAGTTTATGAGACAGGGACGGTCAGGGACTGCTGCGGGGTGCCACATCCGTGTGGTTGCAGGTGAGCCTTGCTCCATCCATGGAAACCACCCCGTTGCAGGacgggcagctgcctgcacaggcaGCGGTGCTTGTTGCTCAGCAGCTCCCATGTGACAAAAGGCTCTCGCCATAACCCACGGGGCATTTAATTCATTCCCAACAAAAGCACACGCTGCGTTCACATGAAGCATGAGAGGAAATAGCTGCTCTGGAAATTTGTAGCAGTGCGGAAAGAGattattgaaattaaaaaaaaaaaaattagaattacAAATGAGCTTTTCAAGGGGCAGCTGTTATCCACTCTGCTCACGTGCTTGCTTTGCACAGTGCTGGAGCACATCTGTGTAGGGAGAGGTATCTGACAGCAGGTATTTTTAATCTTCGCTTTCTGTTCCCGGCACCTGCTCTTTAAAGCcactcaagagaaaaaaaaaaatacaaaaacgaTGGCTAAATATATCCTAAGAGAAGAGATAGAGCAGCACTAATGGCAGATCCTTCTTTGGATGCATGTAAATTGTTTTGGCTCAGAGACAGGCTTAGAGGGAAGAAACAGCagacaaaagggaaaaacaacaaaagcaggaaagagaatttaggggaaaaaaaaaaaaaggctggggAAGAGAACAGAGGGACTGATAAATTTCACTGTGCCACTTTCCAGAGTAAAACaagctcatttattttttggttttaaatgcaaCCCTGTGCAGACCATGCAGCAAACACTCACCTGTCGCAGGGAGGGCAGGCTGTGCACCAGGCGAGGTATGCCCAGCACTGGGACAGGTCCAGGTCACCGCTTTCCCTCGCTTGCCAGACGCGCTCAGGAGATGATGCTCTGCTCGGcctcagcccttccctgctGAGTTCTTTCCTCCAGGTGGGCAGCAGCCCCCATGACATTGCTACAGtccccttctgcagcagctctcccaCCACACAATTTTCTACTAACACCAAAACAACTCttcccagctgccctcactctaATCTCTGCCCCTCCTAGCACCAACCCTTCCCCTTTTAATACCTGGGATTgccctcagctgctgcctgaTCCATCCCCAGCAAGCCCAGGCTGCTCCAGACTCCCTGAACTGGCCCTTGGGACTCACCAAGTTGCTCTGACTTCTCCAGCTCTTGCTGTCCATCTCTCAATCGTGCACACCGAGTTGCTCTGACTTCTCCAGCTCTTGCTGTCCACCTCTCAATAGTGCACACCCTGCTCCCCAAATGTGCTTCCCTACCTGCCAAGCCAACCCTTGCTTTTCCCATTCCTTACGTCTTTGCCCCTGTCCCCGTTGCCAGCCCTTGCCCCAGGCTTTGCCAGTGACTTGCCAGCCTATTCCTTCTTGCGTCTCCCCAGTTTATCCTCCAAGGATGAATCGAGCTGAGCCCTTGATGCGATCTGCCTGCTGGAACCCTGGGCTGCTTTTTATAGCctggagaaaatatttgtttgccCTTCCTGGCCTGATCATGCTCGATTGATTCACGCTGCTGTCTTTTCTGGGAGACCTTGCTCATGCATCCCCACTGCTGGTCCTGGTACAGCGACCAGAACTGGCGCTTGTTTCCTTGCCCCTCGCTGCGGGGCAGCTTTGCCTTCTCCAAGGACGACTGGTCCTGATGCTGCTCTTGCTCAGGTCCTTGGGTTTGGGGTGGGTAATCCACCACAGGCAGCAGCGGGCTGTACCCAGAAAAGGACAGCAACGCACAGGTAGAAAACTCTTCAGGTTTACCTTCTTTATAGCCTCCTAGATCCTACTGACAATATTTCTGACTTGTCTCCCTAGACTGTACCTCCAGGGAGACTGGAGCTAAATTGCTTTAACAGAGAATACTGCTAAAAGTTAACGCATTTCTTCTTCGCTGCCCCATCCAGCACGTCTGTGCCAGTGAAACCAGTATGCAGAAGGATAAGGGCAGGGTTGTAAAAGGCACAAGCTTCTCCCACCCTTTTCCTCCTCAGCAATTCTGCTAGGAGGCACCCCTCCATCCCTGAGCTCGCAGTTCCCACTTTCCTCTCCACACAGGAAAAAGTGCTCAACTCGCATCTTTTCAGACACTCAGGTACAGAGCAAGTGCTCTCAGGCTGTTTATTACGTCCTCGTGATCTCTATACAGTACAGGTGAGTAACACTTTTCAATGCGGTGACACGACTCGGGGGGATATCATCACCTGGTGTGGCTGAGGAGCTTCTCCAGCCTCTTCAGGGCAAGGTGAGCCTGGCAAATGAGCGGCTGATGAAGAGGGAAGGTCAAACCGAACCGGAGCCCCTGCCTTCCCCTCAGCTGGAAGGAATCAGACTGAACAACTCCTGCTGTAATCTGCCaacaccagcagcacccagccacCGTGGAGGCAGCTACCGCATCAGGACCTAGTTAAAATACAAACCTGGTGGAAGGAGGGTCTTAAAAGAGTTGGTCTTTCTGCCCAGGTTTGTGGTGGCTCACTGCTGGGTTCACTCCGTAGAGTAATGCCCTCCTGAATTTCTTCTGAGCCACTGCAATCACATTTGCCAAAGAATAAAGACATCTCAAACTGCATCTTATTCGGTGCttgggttttgggttgggtGCTCAAGGCCCCTTCCTGCCAGTGAGACACAGCCATCCCACCAAGGATGGAGGTGCCAGAGAGCTTAAAGAAAAGTCTGAACTCTGTctgattttgtttgcttataGAGGAGGGGGGAGAGAGATTGTAGGAGGAATGAGATACTTTGATTGTGGTTTATAAGGAAGGGGGAATCTACACCAGGGAGTACTTGTTCAGCAGGTCTCATCAGTAACCCCGCAGAGGACTGAATAATAAACACGAGATGCCTCCTTCCCCTCATTGCTTTTTAGCTGGTGACCGCAGGCACTGATAGAACAACACGAAGACATTTCTCACAGGGTAACACCATTATCTACACTGTAAATGCAAAGCCGAGCAGCTCCTCACCCGTCATGCTTTAGATCCAGCCCAAGGCACACGATGCAGACTGGGAGTTGTGGGGCTACTGGAGACAAGCAGATCACACCGCAGCTGGTGCCCATACTTCCCTGGTACACCAGGTCCCTCTAGAAGCAGgcgctgctttttcttctgtgcctttTTGCCAgaaaggttggggtttttttccagtaataaGCTTATCCCCTTTTGCCACCTCCCTCCCACACCTTTGGTTCCCTGAACTCCAGTTGAGTTCACTGCAGACTCAAATTAGAGATCCAAAACCCTCCAGCAAAACCAAGAGGCGGCAACAGAGCAGAACGACTGACTTTACTAAGCAAATACAACACGCACGCCTTTATTTACACTcctgttttttaatatatatatgagAAAGCCAAGAGGAAGCACAGCTGTGACCCTGCCGAAGCAGCCGCTGGCTCCTCGCTCAGCCAGCCCCTGCCACAAGCACAGCACGTGGAGCGGGGATGGAGCAGGAAGACAACACAATACTGGGGACAAGCAGACCCTCTGCAAAGCCCAAGGGGTGCGTGGTAAGAGAAAAGCATTCTGGACTAGCAGCAAAAGGTATTTTAATTCCAGTTCTGTGATATTATGCTCCTACaccggaggaaaaaaaaaaaaccaaacagtacCGAGGAAGAAGACAACAGCCCCAGGAATGAAAGATAATGCAGAAATTATGCAAAGCGGTTTCTTCTTATATAATGGGCAAGGAATAGCAACTAGGAGCTTTATAGTGACGGTAGGAGAGAGATGGCAGGACCAGAGACGAGTGGGGGAGTAAGAGgcaaagaaagaggagggaCTGATGGGGATGGAGAGTATGTAAAGAGGAGGGCACGAGAGGAGGTGAAGTGAGACCCGGGCTCAGATATTGGGGACAAAGAGTGCTGGTGGAGCGGCAGGTTAGCATGGACAGGAGTGCTTCAGGGAGGacgcagggaggaggaggagggaagatgATGAGGACAGGACTGAGAAGGATGGAGGAGGTTGGAGGGAGAAGCAAGAGGCCCCCCAGGGAGCGAAGAGCTTGTGCTAATGGGCGAGAGGCACTCCAGGACTGGCGTGAGGTATGCTTTGCTATTGCTCTGAATGCTgtaaacattttggttttgtgtctaTCGGTGAACATTCAGTTCAGTTTGATACATGTGCTCTTATGGGTAACTGGAAGCCGAGCAGAGTTTTACATCTCTTTTTACTAGTCAAACTTACACATGAGGCAAACACAACactggctaaaaaaaaaaaaatctcagtttatGTCGGTTATGCCTAATTCTCCTATTTTAACATGCACATTATGTCTCAGAAAAGCTTCTCTAGGAGGAGACACTAAATAACACACATGTAAAGTCACATGCACTCGCACCCACCCACACGCACCTATTTCCCTCCCCTGCTTAGACGAGCAGGACTTTGCCCCTCACACCTTCCCAGCACCAAGGGCAGGAACCCAGCGGTACATTAATAAGTCCAGTAAAAGTGACGGAAATCATCCCAAACCTGGCTGACAGGCCAAAGCGGGAGAAAGAAACTCAAAGCAGATTCGGGTTCTGCATCTGCTTCTGGAGTTAATGACATCTGAAGCTTAGAGAAAAGGCAATTTGGTAACTCTTCTTCCCTTTTGCTGTCAAAGGACTTGGGAGCTGACTGGCTACGTGCCagcaaacacagaataaaaagagctgagcaaaatgttttgggttttttttttcccctctcttcatGTGATGGCACACTCTGACATTACTTGAAACAGGAGCAAAATTTTGGATGTGTGTGCTCATGGAGAGGGGAAGTGGGGTTTGTAAATTATGAATATCCCTTTCACTTCAGCAAGAGATGAATCAAAGATAGGATATTTGTCCTTGATGGGGATTAGTCATCACTCAGTGCTTTCCGAAGCTTTGGCTCAGTCATTATTTCCTTAATCAGCCCCTGGTTGAAGGGGAAGAGCTATAAGCTGCCTACTTTAATTCGCTTCAGACTGACATTTGGCATAAAAGAAGCAGCTGGTGCCAATTCCTTGTTCtcgaaaaaaaaaattactttaaataacTAGCCTGCTTTCCTTCAAGAGACAAACTgtaacagcagcaacaaaaataactgTGATAGACTCATATGCTTCAGACAATACTTTTGCTCCACTCTATGCTCTAGGATGTTTCCCA encodes:
- the RGS16 gene encoding regulator of G-protein signaling 16 isoform X2; this translates as MSCWMPGCPALSMCRGLAMLPITCLERAKDLKTRLGILLHKSELGHRIGTSGKLQLCSRRRDSSQEVLEWRESFDQLLKSKNGVTAFHTFLKTEFSEENLDFWLACEDFKKTRSKTKLASKANRIFEEFVQNEAPREVNIDHETREITRKNLSGATSACFNEAQAKTRTLMEKDSYPRFLKSASYQDMTKQATSRGISKRSHT
- the RGS16 gene encoding regulator of G-protein signaling 16 isoform X1 — encoded protein: MSCWMPGCPALSMCRGLAMLPITCLERAKDLKTRLGILLHKSELGHRIGTSGKLQLCSRRRGGCAGIVPAEKGSSEYRLEKPPVQSCTMELRSGEMSGKVKEREKGKRAHRDSSQEVLEWRESFDQLLKSKNGVTAFHTFLKTEFSEENLDFWLACEDFKKTRSKTKLASKANRIFEEFVQNEAPREVNIDHETREITRKNLSGATSACFNEAQAKTRTLMEKDSYPRFLKSASYQDMTKQATSRGISKRSHT